CGTGCAATCGTCGCAAAAGTTCGCCCAGACGGCCTGGTTCCGAAAGTAGTGCCAGGAATAAACGCCGGGTCGATTCCGTCAATTCGATTTCACCAACGCCTTGGAACTTAGTACGAATCACTTCCCAGGTTGGGTGATCGATGTGACGTTCAAATCGATTTGCCGCGATCATCAACTCCAGCACTTCGTCTAATTGTCCGGCACGTTGCTGTTTCCAACGCTTTGAAGTGCTGATCTGATAAGGGCCAACGTGAAAATCACGATCGACACGACGTGTCATCAACGGCCCGAAGAGGGAAACGAACAGCGACTTCGGTCGAATGGAAGCGATGAAGTGGCGGGCAACGTCCCGCACGCCACTGGTATGCTCGAAGTAGGTCTGCATGAACTGCTCGACCGGCAGGAGGCCCTCAGTACCTTCGTAGCCATACTTCTCGGCAAGGCGAATCTGCTCGGCTCGATCTAATAAATCGGCCGACTTACCGGCGTGGAATTGCAGATCGTTTCGCAAACGAAGCAAGTAATCGCGTGCATCACGTAGAATCTTACGATCCTTATCGGTGATCACGCCCATTCGCGTCAGCGCGTCGAGCTCCACTTCACCATACTTCGCGAAGCCTAGCCAACGCACCATTTGGATGCCACGCAACGTTCCACTCGAGCGTTTGATGTTGGGCTCAAGCATGTGCACTACTTCGCCGTACTGAGCTCGCTCTTCATCACGCGATTTCATGATTGCATGGTAAAGGCCGCGAAAATTGCGTTTCGCGCGATGACGAAAGGGATCGGCGAATTGACGGAACAAGCTGACGCTGCCAGCCAAATAGCGGTTTTCGGCTAACGAAGTGAAGATGGTGGCATCTCCCATCGCGGCGGAGACAGCCTGACCGGGAGTACGTAAACTGTGCCCCAGTATCAGCCCAACATCGAATACATCCTGCTGCAGCCGCTTAGTGAAGTGAATCGCGGATTCGCGAAAAGTTCCCTCGTGCAGGATCATCAAGTCGACGTCGGAGTAGGGAGCTGTATCGCGTCGGCCGTAGCCCCCATGCGGAACAATGGCCAACTTGGACAGGACCTGTTCTGGAGTAAACCCAGGCACATCATTCGCAGCAGCCGTTACCAGATCGAGCACGATCCCGTCGAAGCAATCCGTATTCTGAGCGCACAGCTGCACGCCAGGTACACCGGCCTCGTGCTGTCGCCGGAGTTTTTCTCGCCCAGCGGCCAGTTTCTGCTTTGCTTCGAGGACTGATTCGCGGAGTCGCAATGCTGCCATGAGTGCTGCTACCGTCGCTTTTCAAAAAAACGGCGCCGACTTACAAGGAACGCGCCGTTTGAGGTTTGGTTGATTTCGTGACTGACTTCAAGTCAGTCAAATCGCGTCTTCGCCCGTCTCACCGGTGCGAATACGAATGCTGTCTTCCAGATTAGTCACGAAGATCTTGCCATCGCCAATCTGACCCGTCTGCGCCGTTCGCAGGATGGTATCGATCACTTTTTGCAGATTCTCATCGCTGCAGACGACTTCGATCTTCTTCTTGGGAACAAAATCGACTGCGTATTCCGTTCCACGATACGTTTCGGTGTGTCCCTTCTGACGACCGTAACCGGAAACCTCGATCACGGTCATCCCGAACACTCCTTGTTCGCTCAGCGCGTTCTTCACGTCATCCAGTTTGAAGTGGCGGATGATCGCCTCGACTTTTTTCATTGAATATCTCCTTGTACGCGTTGGTTCTGCTATTAAAAGCCGAGCCTCTCTCGCTTCGAGGCTCGGCGGTTGGATTCAATGGGTATCGTCAATTCCCAGCTGGAATTAGGTAAAAATGTAACCTTCTTCCCCATGCTCAGAGATGTCGAGACCGCGGATTTCGCTCTCTTGGGTGACACGCAGGCCAATCACTATGTCGATCAATTTCAACAAGATCAACGTTGCGACAACCGAAAAACCGATCGTGACCAACACGGCCACAACCTGTCCGATTAACAACGTCGCTCCGCCCCCTTCGTACAGACCAATCGGTTCGCCACCCATGATGTTTTGCGTCGCGAAAACCCCTGTCAGCACGGCACCCAGCGTTCCGCCGACCCCATGCACGCCGAATGCATCCAGCGAATCGTCGTAGCCCATCTTTTGTTTCATCACCGCACACGTGTAGTAACACACGATGCCAGCGGCAGCACCCATTGCCAGGGCAGGCATCGGCAGCACGAAGCCAGCCGCAGGCGTAATACACACCAAACCAGCAACCGCACCCGAGGCACATCCCAGCACGCTCGGCTTGCCACGGAGGATCCACTCCATCAAAGCCCAAGCAACCGCTCCGGCCGCCGCTGAGAAGTGGGTCACCGCGAAAGCGTTGGCGGCGATTCCGTCTGCTTTCAAGGCACTTCCGGCATTAAAACCGAACCAACCGACCCAAAGCATCGCAGCACCAAGGGTAGTATAGGTCAGGTTGTGAGGCCGCATGTCGTCGTGTCCGTAACCCAAACGACGACCAACAAAAATAGCGCAGACCAAGGCCGAAATACCGGAACTGATGTGCACCACGGTCCCGCCAGCGAAATCAAGTGCCCCGCCAGCCAGCGACGCATCGCCTCCGTGAGCCAAAATTCCACCGTCCCAAACCCAGTGGCAAAGTGGACAATACACGAGTGTCCCCCACAGAACCGAAAAAACGGCCATCGCAGAGAACTTCATCCGTTCGGCAAATGCACCACAGATCAGCGCTGGGGTGATAATGAAGAACATGCCCTGAA
The Blastopirellula marina genome window above contains:
- a CDS encoding ammonium transporter, with protein sequence MAGLLATASMAQDPGEEPSENAPVGDVQPAENGLPNLSQGETQIEAEEPAQLDTGDNAWMMVSSALVLFMTAPGLAMFYSGLVRKKNVLGVMMQCLFLMGLMTVVWALWGYSLSFGGDNPYFGDGEFLFMNNVQATFNAETQSVEIPMADTIPMYTHMLFQGMFFIITPALICGAFAERMKFSAMAVFSVLWGTLVYCPLCHWVWDGGILAHGGDASLAGGALDFAGGTVVHISSGISALVCAIFVGRRLGYGHDDMRPHNLTYTTLGAAMLWVGWFGFNAGSALKADGIAANAFAVTHFSAAAGAVAWALMEWILRGKPSVLGCASGAVAGLVCITPAAGFVLPMPALAMGAAAGIVCYYTCAVMKQKMGYDDSLDAFGVHGVGGTLGAVLTGVFATQNIMGGEPIGLYEGGGATLLIGQVVAVLVTIGFSVVATLILLKLIDIVIGLRVTQESEIRGLDISEHGEEGYIFT
- a CDS encoding P-II family nitrogen regulator — its product is MKKVEAIIRHFKLDDVKNALSEQGVFGMTVIEVSGYGRQKGHTETYRGTEYAVDFVPKKKIEVVCSDENLQKVIDTILRTAQTGQIGDGKIFVTNLEDSIRIRTGETGEDAI